Genomic window (Gasterosteus aculeatus chromosome 1, fGasAcu3.hap1.1, whole genome shotgun sequence):
GCCTCCTCTCCTCGGCCCCGTgcaggggaagaggaagaggacgcgGATTTGGGAAAGAATCCCTCCCCCGCGAGAGGGCTCGGTTCCGGCGGACAGACCGCATCGTAACAATGGGCTTGGGCCCGGCCTCCGCGTTCAGAAAACCAGCGTTTTCTCCCAGTCGGCCCGAACGCAGCACGCCCTTTCTACCCAAGAAAAGCGGGGGGTTGTTCAATGGCCGCACACAAATGCcccccctctccgtcctcctcctaaTTAGACACCCTGCCACACAAACACGGACTTTGAGGTAAGAACACGTTCGTGCTGTAAGCAGCCGGCGGTGCTCGTGTAATAGCGGGGAGGTGCAGCGGAGTCTAGGATGGGCTGACGTGACACCCCGTCATTTAATTATGATTGACAGTGCTCGCTGAATACAAGGCGTTGGGAAGCAAAGCCGTTGGATAGTTAACACAGAAATAGAACGAAGAGAAAAACGCTTACATTCAAGCCGGATTCACAAAGGAGATCCTCTCTTCTCCTGTTGTTCTCCAGCGGGGGGAGCAAACACCGCCGACctcgggatgggggggggggggggtaataaaaaaaaccctcccgGTGCGCGTAGTTATCTGTTTAAAAGATGAATCTAGCGAAAAGAAAACGGTCCCGTTATCCtcatgtttccacacgctgccTCGTCTACACGCTCGCCCTCCTTCCCTTTCCCGTTCTTCTGTGCCGGAGCCGCCGAGGACGCACGCTGCGCGTCTCCGTCGCTTCCTGTCCAGCCCAGAGCCCGGAGCTGCCTTCAGGGCCCGTCGGAAATATATCACACTACGGTCATTTGGCAAGAAGAGTAGTTACCTAAACCTAATCATAGACTCGGGGGATAAATACACACTGCGTACTGTCTTATCCGAGTTGAACCAAACACTTATTATCGGTCAGTTTTCTTAGGATTCATTGTTATATAAATACAAGTACCCGTGAAAGGAGGAGTCCTGGACGAACTGTGAAGGCAGCATCAGTACCAGTAGCTGTTCAGCCTGAAGAGTGATGATGctgataataatattaatgataatATTACCAATCATGTTAATGATACTACATGTATACTAGTGTCATTATTTATATCACAAcaacaatattaataatgaatatGTTATAGTGGTTCTTGCTGATGCTGTCCTAAAGCCACCCTCGCCGGACAAAAGACACTTCCAGATTAGGAGACTATTGCATGTTATCCATATGGGCACATGGCATTACTAACCCGCCAATCCCCCATCATACATTCTCTGAATTAGAATTACAGacaacattttagaaaatgCTATAATCCCCATTTCACAATCCCTTGAATCCGACACCATGTGTTGCCACACAATGTCAATATATCCCTCCGTTGTATGGTCTTTAATCCATTTTCTGGGCAGTTAAACGTGTATAGAACTTAAAATACATTGAAACAAAgttatatgttttatttatatacatatatacattctttttttcctggCTTGTCGCGGCACCAAACTAAAAGTAATGCTTTGTCGCCACACAGTGGACACTTAAAGCTACAGCATCCTCCACCTAATCCTATTTTGTCGACAGAgcgattgtttgtttttttaatcaatcattcaaccaatcatttggttttttttaaagcacacaaACTTGTGGCATGGAATTACATTCTCATACAGCTTTCCTAACTGACGTATGTTGACCGTCACTCATACGGTGTAAATTCAGTCTTTGTGAAAAATTTGCCACTCAAACAAATGTCAGCACtaaatgttttctgtttcttAAAGTGTTTCGCTAAACCGTTGCAAATTATACACGGGGTCATCGCACTTTCAGTCACTCATTCACTCAACTCACTCACGACAGTTCCAAGTGTGGCTGCAACATAACACGACAGAGCagaaaacacatatttacacaatATCTTCTCATATTCAGTTTTGCAACGCTTATTGGCATTCATGCCAGTGTTGCTATCAGTGTCTGTACTTTCAAGCAAAAGCTCTCACATTTAGTTTAAAACGGGTAGCAAAAGgcggtttgtgtgttttataaacATCCTGCccctgaataaaacaaacaaagtcaacTGGAACAGAACGGCCTTGCACCGACCTTTGGGTCTAACCGAACACACAGCCATCGTCAAAAGTCACAAACTCTGGGAGAGAGCGGAAACTTCAGAAAAAGAGGCGGTTTCTGTTACAGGATGTTTTTTCTGCATAAGAGAACGTGTGAGGCATCGTGGGAGTGCTTCAGAGAATACAAGCAGATCAGAGTTCCTCTCGCAGCACACGGTCGACGCAGTCCGCCGGAGGAGCTCAGAGCTTCTAGAAGGTGCACGAGGGAAAGCCTCGAGGCGAGTTCACGGTCTCGGTAGCAAGAACGTCAAGATGAGAGCGCGCTGGATGTTCATGGTGCTCCTGAGCTGCGGGTCATATCATGTCATCAAGACCCTGGACGCCTGCAAGGGTACAGTGTAAACCtcattgcaacacacacactcacattccTGCTTTTAGTATTTAGAAGTGCTGGTTGCTTCATTGCATTGTGAAAAGGTTTTGTAGCTCAGGTTGCCACCTCGTTCAATGTGTGGAGGTTGTCTTGAGGAACATGGAGGTGTTCCTCAGCAGCTTCCAGTGAGTAGATACGCATCGGCCTTTCATCTGGCGACTACCATTGTTCCTAAAATGAAGCTGGTAGTCTCCTACCGGGGGGATTTGTGGGGTGAGACATCAGAGTCAACAGAAGAACCTGAAAAGAAAGTGTGGTGGAGGGGCTGTGAGGTGACAAGTGGCACGAAGTGAATCTCATTCGGGGGGCATTAAAGGAACCTCTGCAGAGTTCGGGCTGTAAGAAGCAGTTTCGTTTTTACTGCATCAACAAACACCAACTGGGCCtcttccagctgtgtgtgtgtgtgtgtgtgtgtgacgcagcCACAATTACAAAATCACCTTTTCTCTGCAGGCTCAGTCAAAGCAGAATGCGTGCCTGTCGGGGGAGAGGTGTCCGTGCCCTGTCCAAATGTGACGGGCGAGGACGTGATCATCCACCTCTACAAGGACCATACAAGGATTTGCAACCACCAGTGCACCGAGGCCGGCATGAAGCTGCGCCATGACAATCAATCCTACACGCTCACTGTGGTGAATTCCAGCAGCAATGGAATATACGGATGTCAGAGCATAGCCATGTTCCCGCCGCCCCTCACCAAAACTACTCTGTGCATTTTGGTGCTCGTGGATGGTGAATATTCCAAAAAAGCAACGGTGCACGTCTTCAATGTTGTGCGCTCGTGGCCCAGTGGGCTGATTTACTCGGTGTGAATGTTTCTCACAGGACACCAATGCACCGGCCCAGAGCAGCCCTGCAGGACGAGTGGGGATCAGTGCGATGGATTCCTATGGATTTGGATTCTGGGGCTTGTGCTTCTTTGCAGCTACAGTGTAATAATCACCATCATCGCCAGCATCATCTGGGTAAGATATTCCATATAAACGAACACCAGA
Coding sequences:
- the LOC120821291 gene encoding uncharacterized protein LOC120821291, which produces MRARWMFMVLLSCGSYHVIKTLDACKGSVKAECVPVGGEVSVPCPNVTGEDVIIHLYKDHTRICNHQCTEAGMKLRHDNQSYTLTVVNSSSNGIYGCQSIAMFPPPLTKTTLCILVLVDGHQCTGPEQPCRTSGDQCDGFLWIWILGLVLLCSYSVIITIIASIIWVKWRSLNCQNDYMNTKPKAHKDQRKKRGGVQIPICRHF